In one Magallana gigas chromosome 7, xbMagGiga1.1, whole genome shotgun sequence genomic region, the following are encoded:
- the LOC136270286 gene encoding integrase/recombinase xerD homolog — MSPIMDIFKTGRWSDSARIEDQRLQRLRDMLPTFCLKSRAENTLTQYRYAFNAFCRWCGAFIPSISALPAADEQVALYIISIAKDYKSSSKIQLAIHSISWAHQLAGLKDPCESALVKLTKEGAIGETSKPVVKKEPITPDHLKLLVQRYKSNNLYNMRTLCMCLLGFAGFLRFSELANIRLMDVSFNDVCMKINIVKSKTDVFKEGHELCIARTHGDTCPVHTLEEYILLLGVEVNSSDYLFRSLTFCKNANVYKVRRDNRPLSYTRARKIVLHAFGEIGLDKSKFGLHSLRSGGATAAAAVGINDRLFKKHGRWRSEKAKDGYVRESIQDKLFVTQNLGI; from the coding sequence aTATATTCAAAACGGGAAGATGGTCTGATAGCGCACGGATTGAAGATCAGCGGTTACAACGATTAAGGGATATGTTACCAACTTTCTGTCTTAAATCAAGAGCAGAGAACACGTTAACTCAATACAGGTACGCATTCAACGCTTTCTGTCGATGGTGCGGCGCTTTTATACCTTCTATTTCAGCGTTACCCGCAGCAGACGAACAAGTGGCTCTATATATAATCTCGATCGCTAAAGATTACAAGTCATCAAGTAAAATTCAGTTAGCAATCCATTCTATAAGTTGGGCTCATCAGTTAGCAGGATTAAAAGACCCATGTGAATCAGCTTTAGTGAAACTAACAAAAGAGGGCGCAATAGGAGAGACTTCCAAGCCTGTTGTTAAAAAGGAACCAATTACACCAGATCATTTGAAGTTACTGGTTCAGAGATACAAATCGAACAATTTGTATAATATGCGTACTTTATGTATGTGTCTATTGGGTTTTGCAGGTTTCCTCAGATTTTCGGAACTTGCAAATATTAGACTTATGGATGTTTCATTTAATGATGtttgtatgaaaattaatattgtcAAAAGCAAGACAGATGTTTTTAAGGAAGGTCATGAATTGTGCATTGCTAGAACTCACGGTGACACTTGTCCTGTACATACGTTGgaagaatatatattattgttggGTGTTGAAGTTAATTCTTCAGATTATCTTTTCAGATCTCTGACATTCTGTAAAAATGCTAATGTTTATAAAGTTAGAAGAGATAATCGCCCTTTGTCTTATACCAGGGCACGCAAAATTGTCTTACATGCTTTTGGAGAAATAGGGTTAGATAAAAGTAAATTTGGTCTTCATAGCCTAAGATCAGGCGGGGCCACTGCAGCTGCAGCGGTTGGTATTAACGACAGATTGTTTAAAAAGCACGGGCGGTGGAGGTCAGAGAAAGCTAAAGATGGTTACGTCAGAGAAAGCATTCAGGATAAATTATTTGTAACTCAAAACTTGGGTATTTAA